Within Leishmania infantum JPCM5 genome chromosome 5, the genomic segment ccggtggagacggcgatgatggctgcgcgtgccgcaAGGCAGACACGATTgccgacggcgttgccgtcAGCAagagcgacgacgatgacgacgacagcaACGCGGAAAACGACGGCATGGACGATGTTGAGGACCTTGTGTGGGACggcaccgacgacgccgacttCGACCTCAGCAAGGACCCGAGCGAGCTGCCCGAGCTGCTCTACCCGAAGCTGCGCCAGAACCTGGAGAAGCAAGGGTACCGCCTCGTCGGCTCCCACTCGGGCGTGAAACTGTGCCGGTGGACCAAGTCGATGCTGCGTGGTCGGGGCGGGTGCTACAAGCACACCTTCTACAACATCAACTCCTCCCAGTGTATGGAGATGACGCCGAGCCTGGCGTGTGCGAACAAGTGCGTTTTTTGTTGGCGCCATCACACGAACCCCATCTCGCGCCACTTTCGATGGAAGCAGGACCCGCCGGAGCTGCTCATCGCGCAAGGGATGGCAGGACACTACCAGATGATCAAGCAGATGCGCGGTGTCCCGGGCGTGACACCGGAGCGGCTGGCCATGGCCATGCAGATCCGCCactgcgccctctccctcgtggGTGAGCCCATCATGTACCCGCAGATCAACGGCTTctgtgagctgctgcaccagcaccgtATCTCCTCCTTCATGGTGACGAACGCGCAGTTcccggagcagctgcggaaCTTGAAGCCGGTCGTGCAGCTGTACCTTTCCATCGACGCCCCAACACccgaggagctgaagcggATCGATCGGCCGCTCTTCGAGGACTACTGGGATCGCTGCCTCAGCTGCGTGAAGGAGCTGGcgaggaagcagcagcgcaccgtgTTCCGGCTGACGCTGGTGAACCAGTACAACACTGAGAACGTGAAGGCGTACGCGGACCTTGTCGAGATGGGGCAGCCTGACTTCATTGAGGTGAAGGGCGTCACGTACTGCGGCAcaagcagcaacagcacgcTGAACATGAAAGACAACGTGCCGCGGCATGACGAAGTGGTCGGCTTCTGCAAGGCGCTCTGCGCCGAGATGGCGAGCCGGCACCCACACTACCGCACCCCGCAGATGGacaaggaagaggaaggcggcggcgacgtgaTTGTCATCCCGGCCGAGGAGCGCAACCGCCCATATCACGTAGCGTGCGAGCACGAgcacagctgctgcgtccTCATCGCACTCGACAAGTTCTTCTTCGATGGTCACTGGCACACCTGGATCGACTACGAGCGCTTCTACGACCTGGTTGAGTCGGGGCGCACGGACTTCACCTCGCTAGACTACGCCGCCGTGACGCCGACCTGGGCCACGTACAACTCAAAGGAGAAGGGCTTTGACCCCGAACAGACACGCGTGGTGCGCAAGAACGCGCGACCGACAACAGTGACGGCCAGCTGCTAGTCGCGCAGGCTGCAGCAGAGCTGGCGTATAACGATCGTGGACGCGCATGATGCGGGCACGTGAGGACGGTGCCTTTCCTGCACACTTGCCTCAGTGCCCTTGCCTGTCTGACGCTTCGCCTAAGTCCTTAATTCGATGAGCGTGCCCTCGTGCACCTTTGCCAAACACGCAGCGCGAGGCGTCGCAGGATGCCCGCACACCTGCTCATCGCTCGAGCGCGCGCCACTGTCCGATACGGTCCGCCAAAGGGAAAGCGTCGTGGAGgtcgaggaagagggggagggggaagggttTAAGAAGAGCTGCGGCGCGTCTCTTCCAACGGTCGTGTCGGATGAggcggctgtggctgcaACACTTCGCTCATGTAAAtcgcgcccctcccctccctatCGCTCTACATCTTTCGCCGCCTCGAGCGGGGCGgagcacgcgcgtgtgccgggctgcgtgagtgtgtgtgtgggggggagaggggttGCTCAGCCTTGCACTCTTTTCCCCTCCGCCCTGCCTCCCATGGCGCACACCCATCttcacgtgcgcgcacgctgctgaTCTTCTCCGCTTTCGCGCGGGTGTGCCGgtcgatctctctctctctctcgcttggCTCGCGTACAAGGAGCCCGATGCACCCATGCGCAGTGGCCCTTGGACTCGGTGCCTTGTTGCTGTTGGGCACATCTTTTCCCCACCCCAaccacgcacgcatgcacgtaCGCCCCAACCACGCGCGATTGCGTTGTGTACCCATCGATGCACCCTCTTGTCGCCATATCTGCACGGCCGGATGTCGTCATCACGCCGACCGCACGCACATGAGGCCCATCGTAtatataatatatatatatatcatATACGTATGTATGTATCTCCTCTGGTGACCCCGTCATCATcatcttctccgcctcttgCCTTCGCCCCGCTTTGCCCGTGTTGTCGTCGTTGGTGTCTGACAGCGCCCCATccgcaccgtcaccgcccgTGACACACTTGAGGGTTGTGTGcccaaccccccccccacacacacacaccacaccaccCACTCGCGGTGTTCCACGGCAGAAATGTacagcggctgcaccgcggcaCGGCAAACACACCTGCTCTCCCccacgctgccgcagtcGAGCAGGAACGGCTCCGTAGCCACGGATCCACCGTCGACCGTCTTCGTTTCACCGCGCACCTCTTCGATGCACCGGTCACCGCTCGCTTCCTTCGAAGAGGCCCaggagggcgacggcgagcgtGCGCCGCACAACTCGCTTTatgccagcagcaccaatAGACCGCGTTCGTCTACCTTCATACACTCGGTGTCGGCATACCTGTCCACAGCAACGGGCAAGCGCGGTGCGagctcggcggcgacgacggtgcgGGCATCGTTGGCGAACGGCAGCAGTATCACCGGCAACTCAGCATCGAAACCGCGGCAGTCGCGGCATCAGCCCAGCCTAATCATCGCCAGTGGCTGCAGTAGGGGCGCGGTGCACACGCGTCCCGCCGCCTGCAGTAAATGGATCTCCGGGCCacccgccacagcagcagcagcagcagcgccaccaaaGGGAGCCGCAGCAAGCCCTGTGGCCAGCCCAACTTCCCCTATCCCCTCTTCTaatgcggcagcggcaccgcggaAGCAGCCGAATCGGAAGAAGAGCGTCGCGTCGCCGACCGTAGCTTCGAAGCGTCTTGCAACGTACACGgccacagccaccaccacgaggTGCGGCACCCTGGCCCCGGGGGTGCATGAAGACTCCTACACGAAGCTGGAGAGCCCGAAGGGCCGGATGCCTGAGTCGGACTTGAACGACGCCAACGAGGGCGTGGACTGGGCCTGTGTGAATGTCGGCCTCGGTGATCTGGTGCTGGAGAGCATGCAGCtggcgagagcgagcgcggcggcacctcaAGCGGACTCAGTGGCATCGACTAGTGCCGGCAACGCGGGGCAGGACAAGAACGCGGGCGGCGACAGTGGGAGTATGGCTTTGCCACCACAAGGCAGGACGTCGCCGGCACCTGAGGACGGTATCGCCACGGGGCCGGCAGTCATGGTGGCAGATGACGACGTGGCCAATGCGGATATGAACATCCTCGTagcggtgcgcgtgcgtcctCGCACCTCGTTGATAACGGCCAAGGGAGCACCGTCGACGTCTCCTCTAACTGATACGGCGGCGCGTCGTCTCTTTCCCGCGTCATCAGCGTCGTCGCACAGCGCGGAGCAGCAACCGCCATgcgagctgcgcagcagcggcggcgactggGACGATGCTTTGAGTACGCAGGCGAGtaccgccggcggcggctcaCTGGTTGAGGAGCGCCAGCGGACGACGAACAGCACCCCCAGCCACAGCGCcaccgtgcgcgtgcggcggtCCGCGAGCAGGCGAGCAATCCTGAAAGCCGAAAAGAACGACACCGGCAACAGCGACAGCAAGGGCAGCGCATCGAAAGAAGTCTGCGTGAGCGCCGACGCAAGGAACGGCTTCATCgactgcgccgtcgccgtcgctgcgaaCGCCTCGGGCGGGGCAagcacgccggcggcgaacggtgccgcggctgggCAGCGAATCCGCACCCTTCGCTTCCGTTTTGACTGCATCCTCGACGACAGCGTGACGCAGGCGGATATCATGGCGTGCATCGGTcagcgcgcggtggcgcgggtGCTGCGGGGCTACCACAGCACCGTGATGTGCTACGGCCAGACCGGCAGTGGCAAGACCTACACCATTGCCGGGCCGCACGGCGGAAAGCTGTCGAGGAAGGCGTTGCGGTGGCTGGCTTCGCAGCCCGCGTCAGCCGGGGCGGTCGAGTGCGATGACAGCAACGTCGATGAAGAGGAGCAGGTGCGCGTCGCGTCTGACGTCGGCCTGCTTCCCCGCATACTGATCCAGCTGTTTCGCGGGCTGGAGGCACgacacggcgccgacgggaggctgcagcaggcgtctgcggcgccgacgtcatCGTGGCAGGTTACGCTCAGTGCGCTGGAACTGTACAACAACAATATGCGCGACTTGCTGCCGGGTGAGCTTCCCAAGAACGAGGCAGCGACGCTTGGCAAGAAGGACGTCTCTCGCCCATCAGCCGCGACGCGTCTTCGCCATCACGgtaacagcagcagcatgagTGGCCGCCGCGACCACCGCAAGGCCACCGCGTCAGCTGTCACGGGAGGGCGGGGCCAGCTCTCCGCTTCTCCATCGCCGTGCGCGGCGCCaaagcacacacgtgtgtcGCAGCGCGTCAGCTCTCGGTGCGGTAACTCCGCCACGACGCGGGCCCCTCCaacggcggctgcgagcaCACCACGCGCCAACTCCCATGCTGGggccagcaccgccatggGATCAGCCAAGACAATGCCGATGAAGTGGAC encodes:
- a CDS encoding kinesin-like protein, whose translation is MYSGCTAARQTHLLSPTLPQSSRNGSVATDPPSTVFVSPRTSSMHRSPLASFEEAQEGDGERAPHNSLYASSTNRPRSSTFIHSVSAYLSTATGKRGASSAATTVRASLANGSSITGNSASKPRQSRHQPSLIIASGCSRGAVHTRPAACSKWISGPPATAAAAAAPPKGAAASPVASPTSPIPSSNAAAAPRKQPNRKKSVASPTVASKRLATYTATATTTRCGTLAPGVHEDSYTKLESPKGRMPESDLNDANEGVDWACVNVGLGDLVLESMQLARASAAAPQADSVASTSAGNAGQDKNAGGDSGSMALPPQGRTSPAPEDGIATGPAVMVADDDVANADMNILVAVRVRPRTSLITAKGAPSTSPLTDTAARRLFPASSASSHSAEQQPPCELRSSGGDWDDALSTQASTAGGGSLVEERQRTTNSTPSHSATVRVRRSASRRAILKAEKNDTGNSDSKGSASKEVCVSADARNGFIDCAVAVAANASGGASTPAANGAAAGQRIRTLRFRFDCILDDSVTQADIMACIGQRAVARVLRGYHSTVMCYGQTGSGKTYTIAGPHGGKLSRKALRWLASQPASAGAVECDDSNVDEEEQVRVASDVGLLPRILIQLFRGLEARHGADGRLQQASAAPTSSWQVTLSALELYNNNMRDLLPGELPKNEAATLGKKDVSRPSAATRLRHHGNSSSMSGRRDHRKATASAVTGGRGQLSASPSPCAAPKHTRVSQRVSSRCGNSATTRAPPTAAASTPRANSHAGASTAMGSAKTMPMKWTAPTTTKAAPQLQIRLGAPASSASQSSPPTKLKKARAVSPPPSSWASLRQPAHNAGSEAVYIEGLREHQVHDIHAALEAVWLALRQRQAGSTELNKSSSRSHVFFFVRVEQYERRSRDGEKPAWATRRSTLSLVDLAGSERVSHTGAHGLQLKEAQNINRSLSVLGNVMRLLSSASRSSLSKNLATTSASSAAALTGARADQHIPYRDSKLTHILQSSLGGNAITFLLCNVSPDSRDAQETMSTLRFAKLCKSVKSNARLNETTAGTEDAQAAAEAKICQLAVDASTAQNRLQQLATYTWWLEGHLGYFAAAMIHQQQQQQLRRRLSGTLTTSASIRAVTSSSRARDSSGGRGLVVPEETTAPKVISGERSAGAGNGGMQRCDSLESSGVENKEVADSGAVPEGCRRSPAPAGPTSPEWWHLSPRPSSPTAPADDDKDDGGGGAAEAEAYWRSASARALLSPAYPIAQRRMELQRKLIAAAAAAITIEDAAMLSMLYSTDAAVGEAEATARDRVIDGTNPLEVSSTASTASTRTRDGGSGVLVSKPTAIPVSMGVSSASEETRAPTRHLRSSPPEHAPALQPSPSMAAFSSVPLPSLTANQKQPRLECPMNAIDTTLAEERAARAATQARLVEVEQSNLLLRLRLAELHGRMRLEGGSTHFAEVHQVMNAEKATRRTVGKDYSWAPSSLATAPAPLPSPAEASASRVLWPPHYSRASHDASLKVFLARCGFAAMDSMAPADAAMLPRRLA